In one Heteronotia binoei isolate CCM8104 ecotype False Entrance Well chromosome 1, APGP_CSIRO_Hbin_v1, whole genome shotgun sequence genomic region, the following are encoded:
- the LOC132584136 gene encoding protein S100-A5-like — translation METPLEKALATLVYTFHKYSGKEGDKFTLSKMELKELVKKELVLGEKLKDSGIDKLMGTLDKNNDDEIDFKEYTGFLSALCMTYNDFFQKDAK, via the exons ATGGAGACACCCCTGGAGAAAGCCCTGGCCACCTTGGTGTACACCTTCCACAAATATTccgggaaggaaggagacaagttTACCCTCAGCAAGATGGAGCTGAAGGAGCTGGTGAAGAAGGAGCTTGTGCTGGGAGAG AAGCTGAAAGACAGTGGGATCGACAAGCTGATGGGGACCCTGGACAAGAACAACGACGACGAGATTGACTTTAAGGAGTACACGGGCTTCCTCTCCGCTCTCTGCATGACCTACAACGATTTCTTCCAGAAGGATGCCAAATAG